In a single window of the Bactrocera dorsalis isolate Fly_Bdor chromosome 2, ASM2337382v1, whole genome shotgun sequence genome:
- the LOC105226534 gene encoding organic cation transporter-like protein has translation MSFIHPDVNMVTRPNASDISDYNGNASTAVTSHNYDDSESCSNASAREAADPLDNMPKRKSDKIEIKIVLVKLQAESPLLPTSNKDNTKPAEANNNNSNNNNNNTVPNHISAKAHQHNYTALDTTANSPIHQCSTDTLSHNHNHSSNITAASREQLSANKLYLDALAPSASPTSSGPSIYGTPASECRRRSSVASLQLFDSNTVTITTTTSTTIDGSGRTEESIIDLDDNANNTDSDNYSESNDNSYSTPTTATLYSNYHYNQTPTHTHQYNLYPKDFFSSIEGERPEHCSKMKTKVDAVGRITGEWGRWQLRTVLLIFLCKIPSSWFMACIIFTAPAPRHGEFFCKPPNTVGAQNDTLWIKVSHPQKEEVDDQEFSIDFCNIYQDAQEHAHHYYRYERPELEPRVWEEPTSRNMNIIPCQQFEHRAEYHSVVTQYDLVCSRDILVSVTQFFHLFGVLTGGILANHLLKYFSPRNVMLFGMITQIFCGNLTGLVASYELHVFFRCLSAVCCAQMYTAGGVIMADITGGVYKTCVSTLFEQFWSIGVILLPGVASFFSSWSHLYMAISWPTVILIYLWRWIPDSPRWMIQRGRVTDAKNILLQCVEVNGTRYGLPHDIDQQLQLQAQTAMDAPPPPGWWSIWKGENVVRNLICVHLAWSLYIVVYYGMLLNIRSFSREHLEVNTAVAGLSEIVGTFIGLFLILKTTRKWLWTGLFNVVAGLIAYLGWLVPTDLPFDARVALLMLSAMISKMAISTTLSILTTCTVELVSEEKRKITAFSAICWARFWLLGAPFIGATVIFGMMVPQTAFASLAIVGGVLTALITSPRTISKEALGGSNRATATQMDGIDNKGFTTGPTLNNPIFTNITKLAAPNSNLPPPMVPGVWTTKHHDDSPPV, from the exons GCCGAATCGCCGTTGTTGCCCACCAGCAACAAAGACAATACCAAACCAGCAGAAGcgaataataacaacagcaacaacaataataataacaccgTACCTAACCACATATCAGCGAAAGCACACCAACACAACTACACAGCCCTCGATACCACCGCAAACTCACCGATCCACCAATGTTCCACAGACACACTCAGTCACAATCACAACCACTCAAGTAACATTACAGCCGCCTCAAGAGAGCAACTTTCTGCTAACAAGCTTTATCTGGACGCACTTGCGCCATCAGCTTCGCCCACTTCATCGGGACCGAGTATTTACGGCACACCGGCCAGTGAATGTCGACGTCGCAGTTCGGTAGCATCTTTACAGTTATTTGATAGTAATACGGTGACTATAACCACCACCACATCGACAACAATTGATGGCAGCGGTCGCACTGAAGAGAGCATAATCGATTTGGACGACAACGCGAATAATACGGACAGCGATAACTATAGCGAATCGAACGATAATAGTTATTCCACACCCACCACAGCGACACTGTATAGCAATTATCACTACAACCAAAcgcccacacatacacatcaaTATAATTTATATCCAAAAGACTTCTTCTCCAGCATCGAAGGCGAACGACCGGAGCATTGCTCGAAAATGAAGACGAAAGTCGATGCTGTTGGGCGCATAACCGGAGAATGGGGACGCTGGCAATTACGTACTGTATTACTGATCTTCTTGTGTAAGATACCATCCTCGTGGTTTATGGCTTGTATAATATTCACAGCGCCCGCACCGCGACATGGTGAATTCTTTTGTAAACCGCCAAATACGGTGGGCGCACAAAACGACACACTGTGGATAAAGGTCTCACATCCGCAAAAGGAGGAGGTGGATGATCAAGAATTTAGTAtagatttttgtaatatataccAGGATGCACAAGAGCATGCGCATCACTATTACCGTTATGAACGACCCGAACTGGAACCGCGCGTATGGGAGGAACCGACCTCGCGCAATATGAACATTATCCCATGCCAGCAGTTCGAGCATAGGGCCGAGTACCATTCGGTAGTGACCCAATACGATTTGGTATGCTCGCGTGACATCCTGGTGTCAGTAACACAATTCTTCCATTTGTTTGGCGTCCTCACCGGCGGCATATTGGCGAATCATCTTCTCAAATA CTTCAGTCCACGTAATGTGATGCTCTTCGGCATGATAACGCAGATATTCTGTGGCAATCTCACAGGACTAGTTGCCTCATACGAATTACACGTCTTCTTCCGCTGCTTGTCTGCAGTATGTTGTGCGCAAATGTACACGGCTGGCGGTGTTATAA TGGCCGATATAACGGGTGGCGTTTATAAGACTTGCGTTTCGACACTCTTCGAACAATTCTGGTCAATAGGTGTTATACTACTGCCCGGAGTGGCGAGTTTCTTCTCCAGCTGGTCGCATCTCTATATGGCCATCTCATGGCCTACTGTGATACTCATATACTTGTGGCG TTGGATTCCCGATTCACCGCGCTGGATGATACAGCGTGGTCGTGTAACAGACGCTAAAAATATCCTCCTGCAATGTGTGGAGGTGAACGGTACGCGTTATGGGCTTCCGCACGATATCGATCAGCAGCTGCAATTGCAGGCGCAAACCGCTATGGACGCACCGCCGCCACCGGGCTGGTGGTCAATATGGAAGGGTGAAAATGTCGTACGCAATTTGATCTGTGTACACTTGGCGTGGTCCCTTTACATAGTCGTGTACTACGGCATGTTGCTGAACATTCGTTCGTTCAGTCGCGAGCATCTCGAAGTAAATACAGCTGTGGCGGGCTTGAGTGAGATAGTCGGAACTTTCATTGGGCTCTTCCTGATATTGAAGACTACACGCAAATGGTTGTGGACCGGTCTGTTCAATGTAGTGGCCGGTCTGATTGCGTATCTCGGTTGGCTGGTGCCAACAGACT TACCGTTCGACGCACGTGTTGCGCTGCTCATGCTCTCGGCTATGATCTCGAAAATGGCCATCTCCACCACACTCTCCATACTCACCACCTGCACCGTTGAGTTAGTAAGTGAAGAGAAGCGCAAGATCACCGCATTCTCAGCGATATGTTGGGCACGTTTCTGGCTACTGGGTGCGCCATTTATCGGCGCTACTGTGATCTTTGGCATGATGGTGCCGCAAACAGCATTCGCGTCACTCGcaattgttggtggtgttttaACCGCTCTCATTACAAGTCCGCGTACAATAAGTAAGGAAGCGCTTGGCGGCAGCAATCGAGCGACCGCTACACAGATGGATGGCATTGATAATAAAGGCTTCACAACGGGACCGACACTCAACAAtccaatatttacaaatattacgAAACTGGCAGCACCCAACTCTAATTTACCACCGCCAATGGTGCCCGGTGTTTGGACGACGAAACATCATGATGACAGTCCACCCGTTTAA